A window of the Carassius carassius chromosome 36, fCarCar2.1, whole genome shotgun sequence genome harbors these coding sequences:
- the LOC132117083 gene encoding splicing factor, suppressor of white-apricot homolog isoform X1, with protein MKQCTMGTVCCLMEYCLAPPPPGIDASPYYTSLPTGMMPTPPASGPPPPPPGTTPSLNPVASIPSAPTSGSVTVSAPASAPLSLSGPAAPPTSSSRPPQTTVVPPVPAAAAPVAAIIPPPPDIQPVIDKLAEYVARNGVKFESSVRAKNDPRFDFLQSWHKYNSYYEFKKHYFMRNKA; from the exons CAATGTACTATGGGTACTGTATGCTGCCTGATGGAATACTGCCTTGCCCCACCGCCTCCTGGGATTGATGCCAGCCCTTATTACACCTCGCTGCCCACTGGCATGATGCCGACTCCTCCTGCATctggtcctcctcctcctccccctggCACTACACCTTCATTGAATCCTGTGGCTTCAATCCCATCAGCCCCCACTTCAGGTTCAGTCACTGTGTCAGCTCCTGCGTCGGCTCCGCTCTCACTTTCTGGTCCGGCCGCCCCTCCAACCTCCAG TTCTCGACCTCCTCAAACCACCGTTGTACCCCCCGTGCCGGCGGCTGCCGCCCCTGTCGCAGCCATCATCCCTCCTCCTCCCGACATCCAGCCTGTCATTGACAAACTAGCTGAGTATGTGGCCAGAAACGGGGTGAAATTCGAGAGCAGCGTACGTGCCAAGAATGACCCGCG GTTTGACTTCCTGCAGTCCTGGCACAAGTACAACTCATATTATGAGTTCAAAAAGCACTACTTCATGCGGAATAAGGCCTGA
- the LOC132117083 gene encoding splicing factor, suppressor of white-apricot homolog isoform X2 → MGTVCCLMEYCLAPPPPGIDASPYYTSLPTGMMPTPPASGPPPPPPGTTPSLNPVASIPSAPTSGSVTVSAPASAPLSLSGPAAPPTSSSRPPQTTVVPPVPAAAAPVAAIIPPPPDIQPVIDKLAEYVARNGVKFESSVRAKNDPRFDFLQSWHKYNSYYEFKKHYFMRNKA, encoded by the exons ATGGGTACTGTATGCTGCCTGATGGAATACTGCCTTGCCCCACCGCCTCCTGGGATTGATGCCAGCCCTTATTACACCTCGCTGCCCACTGGCATGATGCCGACTCCTCCTGCATctggtcctcctcctcctccccctggCACTACACCTTCATTGAATCCTGTGGCTTCAATCCCATCAGCCCCCACTTCAGGTTCAGTCACTGTGTCAGCTCCTGCGTCGGCTCCGCTCTCACTTTCTGGTCCGGCCGCCCCTCCAACCTCCAG TTCTCGACCTCCTCAAACCACCGTTGTACCCCCCGTGCCGGCGGCTGCCGCCCCTGTCGCAGCCATCATCCCTCCTCCTCCCGACATCCAGCCTGTCATTGACAAACTAGCTGAGTATGTGGCCAGAAACGGGGTGAAATTCGAGAGCAGCGTACGTGCCAAGAATGACCCGCG GTTTGACTTCCTGCAGTCCTGGCACAAGTACAACTCATATTATGAGTTCAAAAAGCACTACTTCATGCGGAATAAGGCCTGA